A genomic segment from Nitrospira sp. encodes:
- a CDS encoding Ferric iron ABC transporter, permease protein, producing MVTATRFNAPSPLQWVSVITAVFLLLPTCYIVYMALTAAPTSWSRLWSTRIPELLWNTLSLAASVAFITLILGLSLAWIMVRYDFPGRRIWEWALVLPLAMPTYVLAYVYAHLFGMGGPAEQWWQALMGPEARLVSPQSFTGVTLIMTLDTFPFVYLLARSALLNLNVSFEEVARACGVSPWTTLRRITLPLIRPAIAAGLALVILYVISDFGAVSLLRYQTLTYAVYQQMTGRYDQTAAGILSLLLVVMATVFLVTERWFRRRSRFHQTSGRYRTSTRHRRGVLRTTLIMTYVVPVFGAAFGIPAAILIYWSIAAISQGALDARFFGFVWNSSVLSALAAGGAVLIGLPLAYLASRRPSRLNIACLQAAYAGYALPGPVAALAVLVLFTQFVPVLYGSIVVLLVAYVLHFLPLGLQSMEPALQQVTPNVEEVARTLGCTTRHILRRVTLPLIQNGFIAAWVLMFLQIMKELPATLLLRPVGFDTLAIRVWLEASEEYYQLAAPSALLIVFLSLPALMLLVSKDWRGRHQEVVT from the coding sequence ATGGTCACAGCCACGAGGTTCAACGCGCCTTCTCCGTTGCAGTGGGTCAGCGTGATCACCGCTGTGTTCCTGTTGTTACCCACTTGCTACATCGTCTATATGGCCCTCACCGCGGCGCCGACCTCATGGAGCCGCCTCTGGTCTACCCGCATCCCGGAGCTGCTGTGGAACACCCTTTCACTCGCCGCCAGCGTGGCCTTCATCACGTTGATCCTCGGTCTGTCCTTGGCTTGGATCATGGTTCGTTACGACTTTCCCGGTCGTCGAATCTGGGAATGGGCTCTGGTCCTCCCCCTTGCCATGCCGACATACGTGCTGGCCTACGTCTATGCCCACCTGTTCGGCATGGGAGGCCCGGCGGAGCAATGGTGGCAGGCCCTCATGGGTCCGGAAGCGCGATTGGTCTCTCCCCAAAGTTTTACCGGCGTGACGCTGATCATGACCCTCGACACCTTTCCCTTCGTCTACCTGCTGGCACGAAGCGCGTTGCTGAATCTCAATGTTTCCTTTGAAGAGGTGGCCCGTGCCTGCGGCGTGTCTCCCTGGACCACACTCCGGCGAATCACCCTGCCGCTCATTCGTCCTGCGATTGCCGCAGGGCTCGCGCTCGTGATCCTCTATGTCATCTCGGACTTCGGCGCCGTGTCCCTGCTGCGTTACCAAACCCTCACTTATGCGGTCTATCAGCAAATGACCGGCCGTTACGACCAGACGGCCGCCGGCATCCTGAGTCTGTTGCTGGTCGTGATGGCGACCGTCTTTCTCGTGACGGAACGGTGGTTCCGCCGGCGGAGTCGCTTCCATCAAACCTCCGGGCGATACCGGACATCAACGAGGCATCGCAGAGGAGTTCTGAGAACGACGCTCATCATGACCTACGTCGTACCGGTCTTCGGCGCCGCCTTCGGTATTCCGGCCGCAATATTGATCTATTGGAGCATCGCAGCCATTTCCCAAGGAGCACTGGATGCGCGTTTTTTCGGTTTCGTCTGGAACAGCAGTGTTCTCTCCGCGCTGGCGGCCGGCGGTGCCGTGCTGATCGGCCTGCCGCTGGCCTACCTCGCCAGCCGCCGCCCCTCACGCCTCAACATCGCCTGTCTCCAAGCCGCCTATGCCGGCTACGCCCTGCCAGGTCCGGTTGCCGCCCTCGCGGTTCTTGTGCTCTTCACCCAGTTCGTGCCGGTCTTGTACGGCTCAATCGTCGTGTTGCTCGTGGCCTATGTCCTGCACTTCCTCCCCCTGGGACTGCAATCCATGGAGCCGGCCCTGCAGCAAGTCACCCCTAATGTAGAGGAGGTGGCGAGAACCCTGGGCTGTACGACGCGGCACATCCTCCGGCGAGTGACCCTCCCGCTCATTCAAAACGGCTTCATTGCCGCATGGGTCTTGATGTTTCTTCAGATCATGAAGGAACTTCCGGCCACCTTGCTGTTGCGGCCTGTGGGATTTGATACACTGGCGATTCGCGTCTGGCTGGAGGCCAGTGAGGAGTATTACCAGTTGGCGGCGCCTTCCGCTCTGCTGATCGTCTTCCTGAGTCTTCCGGCACTGATGCTGCTGGTGTCGAAAGATTGGCGAGGGCGTCATCAAGAGGTCGTCACGTGA